From Streptomyces sp. NBC_00683, one genomic window encodes:
- a CDS encoding DUF6745 domain-containing protein: MSYVNSWRAVAAATGEADRGAAEDGVRRAYRSAGLAEPEHIIWAQSPRAAVEAVEKLVDAGRSVREEVRTRPWADERRRMYDELGPAGWSALWSATGAQLWETTAALAERIRTGIVTDLATRPEDESAVRLVLLDAVLGQHDAAWLAAFDGRGERLTGLAEVARNAGWWWPYERAVVISERPVALHRDEAGRLDRGDGPALAYRDGFALHAWRGMPVPAEFLDGLATLTPDRIRNEENAELRRVMLEYYGYDRYLTESGAEPVHRDETGILWQIALEGDEDVVMVEVVNSTPEPDGSHRTYWLRVPPRTRTAKEGVAWTFGLDGEDYAPLRQT; the protein is encoded by the coding sequence ATGAGTTACGTGAATTCTTGGCGGGCCGTTGCGGCGGCGACGGGCGAGGCGGACCGGGGCGCCGCCGAGGACGGTGTGCGGCGTGCCTACCGCAGCGCAGGACTTGCCGAACCCGAGCACATCATCTGGGCACAGTCGCCCAGGGCGGCCGTCGAGGCGGTCGAGAAGCTCGTGGACGCGGGGCGCTCGGTGCGTGAAGAGGTCCGCACCCGCCCCTGGGCGGACGAACGGCGGCGGATGTACGACGAGCTGGGCCCGGCCGGCTGGTCCGCCCTGTGGTCCGCCACCGGGGCTCAGCTCTGGGAGACCACGGCCGCGCTGGCCGAGCGGATACGGACCGGCATCGTCACGGACCTTGCCACGCGGCCCGAGGACGAGTCCGCCGTACGTCTGGTACTGCTCGACGCGGTGCTCGGCCAGCACGACGCGGCCTGGCTCGCCGCCTTCGACGGCCGGGGCGAGCGGCTGACGGGACTGGCGGAGGTCGCGAGGAACGCGGGCTGGTGGTGGCCCTACGAGCGTGCCGTGGTGATCAGCGAGCGGCCGGTGGCGCTCCACCGCGACGAGGCGGGCCGGCTCGACCGCGGCGACGGCCCGGCGCTCGCCTATCGCGACGGCTTCGCACTCCATGCCTGGCGAGGCATGCCGGTGCCCGCCGAATTCCTGGACGGACTGGCGACCCTGACCCCCGATCGGATCCGGAACGAGGAGAACGCGGAGCTGCGCCGCGTGATGCTGGAGTACTACGGCTACGACAGGTACCTCACCGAGTCGGGAGCCGAGCCCGTGCACCGCGACGAGACCGGCATCCTCTGGCAGATCGCGCTGGAGGGCGACGAGGACGTCGTGATGGTCGAAGTCGTCAACTCCACTCCCGAACCGGACGGGAGCCACCGCACGTACTGGCTGCGCGTGCCGCCCCGGACCAGGACCGCGAAGGAGGGCGTCGCCTGGACGTTCGGGCTCGACGGCGAGGACTACGCCCCGTTGCGCCAGACCTGA
- a CDS encoding STM4015 family protein, with amino-acid sequence MSQVSYLPELLGLPAVDFQHETDAAVLPAADEAAWRISVNPFDPDETHTWEQEFTAFLDAVDPAGVKALIIGQWGETYEEDSSYPVGLVVAAADRLTSLEAVFVGDLEMEDAEISWIEQSDVTALLTAFPALTELGVRGGTGLLFPPAKHGCLRALTIETGGLPADALRGVLDSELPALERLDLWLGVSAYGGDADVADLAPLLTGTRFPLMHHLGLRNSELQNEIAAAVASAPVVARLRTLDLSCGTLGDEGAAALLEGQPLTHLTTLDLHHHFLTEPMERRVAEALEPHGVRVDLTGRNEPWGDRGVEGRYTAVAE; translated from the coding sequence ATGTCCCAGGTGAGCTATCTGCCCGAACTGCTCGGCCTACCGGCCGTCGATTTCCAGCACGAGACCGACGCCGCCGTGCTGCCGGCAGCTGATGAGGCGGCCTGGCGCATCAGCGTCAACCCGTTCGATCCGGACGAGACCCACACCTGGGAGCAGGAGTTCACGGCCTTCCTCGACGCCGTCGATCCGGCCGGGGTGAAGGCACTGATCATCGGGCAGTGGGGCGAGACGTACGAGGAGGACTCCTCCTACCCCGTCGGACTCGTCGTCGCGGCGGCCGACCGGCTGACGTCACTCGAAGCCGTCTTCGTCGGTGACCTGGAGATGGAGGACGCCGAGATCTCCTGGATCGAGCAGTCGGACGTCACCGCTCTCCTCACGGCCTTTCCCGCCCTGACCGAGCTGGGTGTGCGTGGTGGCACCGGTCTGCTGTTCCCGCCTGCCAAGCACGGGTGTCTGCGGGCGCTCACCATCGAGACGGGCGGCCTGCCCGCGGATGCGCTGCGCGGCGTGCTGGACAGCGAACTGCCCGCGCTGGAGCGCCTCGACCTCTGGCTGGGGGTCTCCGCGTACGGGGGCGACGCGGATGTGGCGGATCTGGCGCCGCTGCTCACCGGCACCCGCTTCCCCTTGATGCACCACCTCGGCCTGCGCAACAGCGAACTGCAGAACGAGATCGCGGCCGCAGTCGCCTCGGCCCCGGTCGTGGCACGGCTGCGCACGCTCGACCTGTCCTGCGGCACGCTCGGGGACGAGGGCGCGGCCGCGCTGCTCGAAGGCCAGCCCCTCACCCATCTCACCACTCTCGATCTGCACCATCACTTCCTGACGGAGCCGATGGAGCGCCGCGTCGCCGAAGCCCTCGAACCGCACGGTGTGCGGGTCGATCTGACGGGGCGCAACGAGCCGTGGGGCGACCGGGGCGTCGAAGGCCGCTACACCGCGGTCGCGGAGTGA
- a CDS encoding STM4015 family protein produces the protein MSDIEHPDTFHGLPVLTLPRPDESRAEVLPPADSVAWRLDCGWEGLTFPELWQHFLDTVDTSRIRALVIGPWWPDDYTSLAPVVERIAADAGRFTALRALFFADVVGEECEVSWLEMSDITPLIDAFPLLEELTVRGGGDSVPEQEKLRLRPVRHQALKSLRFESGGLPGHVVRAVGASELPALERLEFWFGADWYGGDATVEDMRPVLSGGAFPRLRHLGLQNSEIQDEIAAAVASAPVVAQLESLSLSMGTLSDAGAQALLDGQPLTHLSSIDLHHHYLTEPMASRVRELCARSGVQVDLDEAEEWDPEDEDEPRYVAVSE, from the coding sequence ATGAGCGATATCGAGCACCCCGACACCTTCCACGGCCTTCCCGTCCTCACCCTGCCCCGTCCCGACGAGTCGCGTGCTGAGGTACTGCCCCCGGCGGACTCCGTGGCCTGGCGGCTGGACTGCGGCTGGGAGGGACTGACCTTTCCGGAACTCTGGCAGCACTTCCTCGACACGGTGGACACGTCCCGGATCCGGGCGCTGGTCATCGGCCCCTGGTGGCCGGACGACTACACCTCCCTCGCACCGGTGGTGGAGCGGATCGCCGCGGACGCGGGTCGCTTCACGGCCCTGCGCGCGTTGTTCTTCGCCGATGTCGTCGGCGAGGAGTGCGAGGTCTCCTGGCTGGAGATGTCCGACATCACGCCGCTGATCGATGCCTTCCCCCTCCTGGAGGAGCTGACCGTCCGCGGCGGCGGCGATTCCGTCCCGGAGCAGGAGAAGCTGCGGCTGCGGCCGGTGCGGCACCAGGCACTCAAGTCGCTGAGGTTCGAGTCGGGCGGCCTGCCCGGCCACGTCGTACGAGCGGTCGGCGCCTCCGAACTGCCCGCCCTGGAGCGGCTGGAGTTCTGGTTCGGCGCCGATTGGTACGGCGGCGACGCCACGGTCGAGGACATGCGGCCCGTGCTGTCGGGCGGCGCGTTCCCCCGGCTGCGCCATCTGGGACTGCAGAACAGCGAGATCCAGGACGAGATCGCCGCTGCGGTCGCCTCCGCTCCGGTCGTCGCCCAGCTGGAGTCACTCTCGCTCTCGATGGGCACCCTCAGTGACGCGGGAGCGCAGGCCCTCCTCGACGGTCAGCCGCTGACCCATCTGTCCTCGATCGACCTGCACCACCACTACCTCACCGAGCCGATGGCCTCCCGTGTCCGCGAACTGTGCGCCCGCTCCGGCGTACAGGTCGATCTCGACGAGGCGGAGGAATGGGATCCGGAGGACGAGGACGAGCCCCGCTATGTCGCGGTCAGTGAATAG
- a CDS encoding STM4014 family protein: MSRSVNSAPPRLAVVGNPGNRRVSLFHDAVRAAGLPRARTVSWLEVLGKDAVFLPGETVRIDSPGEDAEVERLLRGVDDPTRVEGSARWYAGFTSAVRDVARAATAAGAVLLDDPEDIAVMFDKRLCHGVMEAAGVPVPASPTSGPMAPAVRGWADVRDLMAGHRMPRVFLKPAHGSSASGVLALETAGRGRVRATTSVERDEEGRLFNSLRVRRCTTEREVAAIVDTLAPDGLHIERWLPKASLRGRVADLRVVVVAGRATHAVVRTSRSPMTNLHLGGARGDLDEARAAVEAAGADWSEALAVCERAAACFPDTLCVGVDLLPATGWRRFSVGEVNAFGDLLPRLTGLPGSGAEGLDTYAAQVAAVLDRARNDRAVTAP, translated from the coding sequence ATGTCGCGGTCAGTGAATAGCGCGCCGCCGCGCCTCGCGGTCGTCGGCAATCCCGGCAACCGCAGGGTCAGCCTCTTCCACGACGCCGTTCGTGCTGCCGGACTGCCCAGGGCGCGCACCGTGTCCTGGCTGGAGGTGCTGGGCAAGGACGCGGTCTTCCTTCCCGGCGAGACCGTGCGCATCGACTCGCCCGGTGAGGACGCCGAGGTCGAGCGGTTGCTGCGCGGGGTCGACGACCCGACGAGGGTGGAGGGGTCGGCCCGCTGGTACGCCGGGTTCACCTCCGCCGTTCGGGACGTGGCCCGCGCGGCGACAGCGGCGGGCGCTGTTCTGCTGGACGACCCCGAGGACATCGCGGTCATGTTCGACAAGCGCCTCTGCCACGGCGTGATGGAGGCTGCCGGGGTACCCGTGCCGGCTTCGCCGACGTCCGGGCCGATGGCACCTGCCGTGCGCGGCTGGGCGGATGTGCGTGACCTGATGGCCGGGCACCGTATGCCGCGCGTCTTCCTGAAGCCCGCGCACGGATCCTCCGCCTCCGGGGTACTGGCCCTGGAGACGGCGGGCCGCGGCCGGGTGCGGGCGACGACCTCCGTCGAGCGGGACGAGGAGGGACGGCTCTTCAACTCGCTGCGGGTGCGGCGCTGCACGACGGAGCGCGAGGTGGCGGCGATCGTCGACACGCTCGCGCCCGACGGGCTGCACATCGAGCGCTGGCTGCCCAAGGCGTCCTTGCGGGGACGGGTGGCCGACCTCCGGGTCGTGGTCGTCGCGGGCCGTGCGACGCACGCCGTCGTGCGGACCAGCCGCTCCCCCATGACCAATCTGCATCTGGGCGGGGCACGCGGCGATCTCGACGAGGCGCGGGCCGCGGTCGAAGCGGCCGGCGCCGACTGGAGCGAGGCCCTCGCGGTGTGCGAACGCGCCGCCGCCTGCTTCCCGGACACGCTGTGCGTGGGCGTCGATCTGCTGCCCGCCACCGGCTGGCGGCGCTTCTCCGTCGGCGAGGTCAACGCCTTCGGGGATCTCCTGCCACGCCTCACCGGGCTGCCGGGAAGCGGCGCCGAAGGCCTGGACACCTATGCGGCGCAGGTCGCCGCCGTACTGGACCGAGCAAGGAACGACCGTGCCGTCACTGCCCCCTGA
- a CDS encoding STM4013/SEN3800 family hydrolase, with amino-acid sequence MNEIVGSHDLLLVTLDTLRYDVAEELAAAGRIPNLVRHLPGGTWEKRHAPGSFTYASHQAIFAGFLPTPASPGPHPRLFAARFAGSESTADGTFVHDTPDLLSGLAAVGYRTVCIGGVGFFNRRPPLGSVLPGMFQESHWEPEFGVASPTSFEAQVARTEQVVAELPEDQRLFLFVNVSALHQPNWFHLPGATADAGDSRATHAAALEHVDRHIGRLFAAASSRRRCFAIVCSDHGTAYGDDGYTGHRLGHEAVWTVPYAHFLLDPGASR; translated from the coding sequence ATGAACGAGATCGTGGGCAGCCACGATCTGTTGCTCGTCACCCTGGACACGCTGAGGTACGACGTCGCCGAGGAGCTCGCCGCCGCCGGCCGCATCCCGAACCTGGTCCGGCACCTGCCCGGGGGCACGTGGGAGAAGAGGCATGCACCGGGCAGCTTCACCTACGCCTCGCACCAGGCGATCTTCGCCGGTTTCCTGCCGACGCCCGCTTCGCCGGGCCCGCACCCCCGGTTGTTCGCGGCGCGTTTCGCCGGCAGCGAGTCCACGGCGGACGGCACGTTCGTCCACGACACCCCCGACCTGCTCTCCGGTCTCGCCGCCGTCGGCTACCGCACCGTGTGCATCGGCGGAGTCGGCTTCTTCAACCGCCGCCCGCCCCTCGGTTCGGTGCTGCCCGGGATGTTCCAGGAGAGCCACTGGGAGCCGGAGTTCGGTGTCGCCTCACCCACCTCCTTCGAGGCCCAGGTGGCACGCACCGAACAGGTCGTCGCCGAACTCCCCGAGGACCAGCGGCTGTTTCTTTTCGTCAATGTGTCGGCACTGCACCAGCCGAACTGGTTCCACCTCCCCGGGGCCACCGCCGATGCCGGTGACTCCCGGGCCACCCATGCCGCGGCCCTGGAGCACGTGGACCGGCACATCGGGCGTCTCTTCGCCGCCGCGAGCAGCCGCCGCCGGTGCTTCGCGATCGTCTGCTCCGACCACGGCACGGCCTACGGTGACGACGGGTACACCGGTCACCGGCTCGGTCACGAAGCGGTCTGGACCGTGCCGTACGCCCATTTCCTCCTCGATCCGGGGGCATCTCGATGA